CAGATCAAGATTCAATCTCATCACTGGCTCTAATTCGCAACCTTAATTTGTCCTAGGAATCACGAGCAGACGACCAAACCAACCAATCTCGTGGATGCTTTTAGAACCTAGCCCGCGCTGCTTCGCGGGGAGAGTTAAAAAGAGCTTCTTACTCGGCGaacgcggcggcggaggcggaggtgggcggcggcggggctgggagGCAGGCGGCGATGGTGGAGAAGCCCTGGCGCTGCTTGTGCTTCTGGTTGGAGGTGCAGTGGATGAAGACGATCCCCCGGCGCTTCACCACCTTGCAGAAGCCGCACAGCCGCTTCACCGATGCGCGGaccttcatcttcctcttcctcttcctcttcctcttcctcctcgcaccAGATCCGATTCCAAGCAGAGGAAGCGTGTccgctcctcgtcctcgtcctcgttcTCGTATTCGTGGTTAGGGTTTCGTTCCGTGGATGGGCCGGGTGGGTATTACAGGCCCAGGCCCAGGCCCGTCCACAGAATCTTCTATTTCTAGATAGATACTACTCCTATAACCCACTGCCTATTTTTTCTCGACATCCAACCATGAAGTCATGCATGCAAATTGTAAATTACGAGCAACCATGTCACACCATCAATTTATGCAAGTTAGTCATAAGTTATTTTTTAATTATATTTTGTATTCACAATACATGTGTTGGGCGATTGCATCATACCTATGAAGTTCACCCTCTACATTTTTTTtggaaatgtcattcttttaactacAAATTCACATTTTCTATTTTTATACTCTTTTGgtatttttattctattttttaatCTTACATTTTCTTCACATTAGTTCTAGTTGTTGTTATCAACTTCTATGTAATTCTTTTAGCAAGATTCCTGCAACAAGGCATGGTGCCTCTTTTAGTATGATACTTTTTGAGTTACATCTATATAAACAAACTCAAAAAAATTGGGTTACATTTAATATGTAGTTTattttattaaaaaattgcatCTAGTTTATGCGATAATTTAAAAAAAACGTAGAGTTGGGTGTTTTGGAGGCCGAGCTACATGGAGtccttttattttaaaaaaaatctaaaaccAATCCTTTTAGTTTAAAAAAGAACTGGAAATATATATACACGCACATAAGGATGTAATGTATATGTGCGTATAATTTTATGATTTACCCTGAATTGCAAGCTACACAAAAAAATCGTGTATTGTAATACATCCAGATATTTGAGGATGGTAGGATACCAAAATAAACACGCACACACGCGCACGtgcccgcacacacacacacacacacacacacacacacacacacacacaacacacacacacactcactcactcacacacacacacacaataataCATATATGCATAATTCTTTTTTTAATGATTGtaatttttatcatttacttagaTTTGGACGAAAGATGGTTCAACCAAATGTCTTGAAATtttaaaaataatataattttttAGCAAAAACAGAGTTCTACTCTAACATTATAGCATTCGTAGAATTAGAAGCGGGTAGTGAAATTGTAACTGTACTTGTAGCACACACGGTTAATATCGTTATATACAATAAAACGATAGTAATTAGAAATACCTGGAGCCCATATTTTGGGACACACGATCCTACCCACGCCTCTCGACGATACGAAGAAGCCCCACCATAATAAGGGTGAGGCGAGGAGATCTTATTGTATTACGGGCTTGCGGCTGCACCGTTGTTATACCCCACTTTGATGGACAATGAACAACAACAATCAATGCAACAATTCACCGGCACGATGAATATGCACACTAATCAATCCCCTCCACTTGTAGTGAACTTTGATGATAGTTTCAACCAACAACTAAGCAACAAGATAACACAAACAACATGCACATGTGACACGGTATTTAACATGGGAAAACCTCCTCAATTTGAGGAGTGAAAACCACGAATGTGGACCAACCGGTCCACACAACTTCACTACAAGAATAATGTGAGTACAAAGTTTTCTCTAGAACATCTTTGAGATTTACAACCCGCTCTCCACATTTGCAACCGAAAAAAGCAACAAAAACCATAAAGAAGCAAATATTTCAGCAAAACAGAATTTACACAACTTCTGCCCCCTTTTGTATTTTGCAAGCTGCTCTCGGACTCTTAACCAAGCAACACCAATTTCGGCAGACAAATAGACACACGAGTCCTTGGGATTCCTCTCAATATTTAAGCTCAATCAGACATCGTTGTCTACCCAATATGTTTGTATCCCAAAACTACTTTGTGATGAAACTGTAATAGTACGGACAAACGAAACCACTATCAAATTAGATGCTCCACTGACCCAATCCTCAAACTAGCTAATCAAATCGAAGTGGTCAAAGTAAGGAATGATCTTACCAAGTTTGGTGCCAATCAAGCACGTTTGAGCCTTCAATCACCAACTTGAACACCTCTAATCAAATGCAACAAACCTGAATAGTCACCTATCCTTGTTCTTCCTCCCTCTCACGGGTTGTGCGTGCATTTGTGTTCTCTCCCACTCTCTCAAATTCACAATGTCATCGTACATgggtggagtggctagggttttcttCTCCCCACCTCCCTTAGAAGCACTCACAACCGTTGGATGCAGCCGAGATCAACGGCTCACATGTGTTGAACTTATGTTACCACAGACGTAGGGAGAGAGAGGGTTCGTGGCTATTGTTTCAACGGTGATAATGGGACAAAAGGTATATTTTTTCTTTGGTACAATTTCATCCTAGGAATAGCAAGA
This window of the Triticum aestivum cultivar Chinese Spring chromosome 5D, IWGSC CS RefSeq v2.1, whole genome shotgun sequence genome carries:
- the LOC123123416 gene encoding uncharacterized protein — protein: MKVRASVKRLCGFCKVVKRRGIVFIHCTSNQKHKQRQGFSTIAACLPAPPPPTSASAAAFAEASKVARQEMSTKFNWPLGLAAMFKNGDK